The genome window ACTTCGCGGTAGTCCTATGCTAGAATTCTAAAACTCGCGGTAGCGGCAGTAAAAATCAGGCTCCAAGGCTGCGAGGCGAATTTAGTGAATTTTCGCGCAAGGCTAGCCGTGGAGCCGTGTCCGCTGGTAGCGGCTAGCGAAATTTTCGGGTGGAATTTCAAGCGAGCCGCTGCTGTAACACAAACCACAAATTCAGCGGCGAGCGCAGAAAACCGCCCGAAAAGTTTCGCTAGAACGAGCTGGGCTGCCTAAGCGAAAATTCGCTAAAAGCGTCCGCAGACTGAGCCAGCCGATAAAAACCCAAAAAATTACAAAGCGAACAAATCACTAAAATCATTAAACGGCATTGCTTCTAGCTCTTTTTGGCTGGCGCAAATTTTCTTTATTTGCTCGCATTTTTTAGGGCTTAGTTTTAGGGCGATATTACGCTCAAACTTCTCTATTAGTAGTGGAATGCCATCACTTCTTCTGCGGCGGTGACCGATAGGGTATTCAACCTCTACTTTTTTGCTACTTGTGCCATCTTTGTAGAATATTTGAACAGCATTTGCGATTGAGCGCTTGTCGCTTTCTAAATACTCTTTTGTATAGCGGTCGTCTACCTCAACCTCCATTTTTGAGCGTAAAGCGTCAATGCGTGGGTCTTTTGCTACGCTATCTTCGTAGTGCTCGGCTTTTAACTCACCATAGATTAGCGGCACAGCTACCATGTACTGGATGCAGTGGTCGCGGTCTGCTGGGTTTGCTAGCTCGCCTGTTTTATTGATTATGCGATGCCCGCTTTCTTGGGTTGTGATTACGATTTTCTCAACTTCATCAAGGCGGTTTTTAACCTCATCATGCAAAGCAAGGGCTGCTTCAACTGCTGTTTGAGCGTGGAATTCTGCTGGGAAGCTGATTTTAAATAGCACATTTTCCATTACATAGCTGCCAAACTCTTGCGGGATGGTTAATTTTTGCCCTTTCATTTTCACATCTTCATAGCCCCAGAACTTCGCTGATAGCGCACTTGGATAGCCCATTTCGCCAGTAAGTGCTTTTAAGGCAAGGTCCACGCCACGGCTACTTGCATCGCCTGCTGCCCAGCTTTTGCGTGAGCCAGTATTTGGTGCGTGGCGGTAAGTGCGAAGTGCGCCACCATCTATAAAGGCGTGGCTTACGGCATTGCGAACCTCTTCAAAGCTGCCGCCAAGAAGCGCGCAAGCTACCGCGGTGCTAGCGATGCGAACCAAAAGAACATGATCCATACCTACTTTATTAAAGCAGTTTTCAAGTGCGATTATACCTTGAATTTCATGCGCTTTTATCATCGCTGTTAGTGCGTCTTTTACGCTTAGTGGGGCTTTGCCTTTGCTGATATTTTTGCGGCTTAGATAGTCGCACACAGCCCAAATAGCACCTAGATTGTCGCTAGGATGTCCCCACTCAGCTGCTAGCCAAGTATCGTTAAAATCAAGCCATCTTACCATAGCACCCACATTAAAAGCAGCCCTTACAGGCTCAAGCTGATAGCTAGTGCCAAATACCTTTGCGCCTAATGGGCGAAACTCAGCGCCCTCCACCACAGGACCTAGCAGCTTTGTGCAAGCTGGAAAGTTAAGCGCTAAAAGTCCGCAGCCTATAGTGTCCATTAGACAATAGCGTGCTGTCTCATACGCCAAATCGCTTTTTATCTCATACTCGCAAGCGTATTTTGCGATTTTTGTTAGAAGTTCGTCGAACTCCGGTCTTTTTGCATCTAAGATGCCCATATCAGTACTCATTTTATTCTCCTTTTTTTTAGTAAATTGTTATTAGTGACGGATTGCGTTTCATTTTGTCTGGGCGCACAGCTCGATGAACTATCTGTTCTATCTACGCTGTGCACCCAGCCAAAATAAATCACACTACGCCTATTCTAAAATTTACCCACTTCGTGAGTAAAACCTAATCTAGAATTCCCTAGGAATTCTAAAATTCTGCTCGCTTTGGGTGTCGCCTCAAAAGGCGACACACGCTCACTATTTTTTAGTGGCTACGCCCCTTAAACCCCCTAATCTAGAATTCCATGGGGAATTCTAGAATTCTCAAACTCGCGGTAGCGGCAGTAAAAATCAGGCTCCAAGATTGTGGAGCGATTTTTTATGCTCGCAGCGCAGCGCTAGCCGTGGGGCGGCGTAGCGGTAGCGTTTGCAGAAGTTCTGCGACAGTTTTTCAAGGCGTAAGCCGAAGGAAAACAAGCAGAAGCTTCTGCGTAAGCTGCTGGGCTGCGCAAGCTGTGAGCGTAAAAAATCGCCCACAAGCTGAGCCAGCCACAGCCCCGCAGGGCAAAAACCCCACAAACCCCGCCAGCCAAAAACAGCCAGTTACGCTCTTTTCTCAATCGGCACGAAGGCTTGATTTTCTGGCCCTGTGTACTCGCTGCTTGGGCGAATTAGCTTATTATCAGCTCTTTGCTCAAAAATATGCGCTAACCAGCCAGTAATTCTACTCATAATGAAAATCGGAGTAAAATACTCAGTCTTTATGCCCATGAAATGATACGCTGATGCGCTGTAAAAATCAAGATTTGGGAATAGTTTTTTCTCATCCCACATGATTTTTTCTATTCTCTCGCTCACTGGGAATAAAGTCGTATCGCCTACATCCTCAGCTAGTTTTTTGCTCCACTCTTTTATCACTACATTTCTAGGGTCGTGTGTGGTATAAACTCTATGCCCAAAGCCCATTACAAGCTCTTTATTTGCTAGTTTTTGGC of Campylobacter magnus contains these proteins:
- the prpD gene encoding 2-methylcitrate dehydratase; amino-acid sequence: MSTDMGILDAKRPEFDELLTKIAKYACEYEIKSDLAYETARYCLMDTIGCGLLALNFPACTKLLGPVVEGAEFRPLGAKVFGTSYQLEPVRAAFNVGAMVRWLDFNDTWLAAEWGHPSDNLGAIWAVCDYLSRKNISKGKAPLSVKDALTAMIKAHEIQGIIALENCFNKVGMDHVLLVRIASTAVACALLGGSFEEVRNAVSHAFIDGGALRTYRHAPNTGSRKSWAAGDASSRGVDLALKALTGEMGYPSALSAKFWGYEDVKMKGQKLTIPQEFGSYVMENVLFKISFPAEFHAQTAVEAALALHDEVKNRLDEVEKIVITTQESGHRIINKTGELANPADRDHCIQYMVAVPLIYGELKAEHYEDSVAKDPRIDALRSKMEVEVDDRYTKEYLESDKRSIANAVQIFYKDGTSSKKVEVEYPIGHRRRRSDGIPLLIEKFERNIALKLSPKKCEQIKKICASQKELEAMPFNDFSDLFAL